In Belonocnema kinseyi isolate 2016_QV_RU_SX_M_011 chromosome 4, B_treatae_v1, whole genome shotgun sequence, a single window of DNA contains:
- the LOC117170839 gene encoding homeobox protein MSH-D-like, translated as MAKLIVTSKMEIWKDQNEGHQMILNFRQNIGHQDDSLSKRNEENRNFHPETSSYASDSSNGSEQIFRSTGSDLRKVSPVVNSVFSIDSILGKEETKKDEVFSEKEGLRKIEHNFEEREDQDEGQFLKSMTIPAAHPGIIGGFYTAGGPCPEGILADTSGYSAASLASASLLYGGWVVPSKPGQLFGLQAPKSTGRRSRKPGIDRKPRQAYSAKQLERLEAEFKVDKYLSVSKRMELSKCLNLTEVQIKTWFQNRRTKWKKQLTSRLKIAQRQGLFPPPYFPPTQYPLLPYYATPLMFSAQASDDHTSNISNLQSRSTIASSDNL; from the exons atggcTAAATTGATCGTGAcatcaaaaatggaaatttggaaGGATCAGAATGAAGGTCACCAAATGATCCTTAATTTCCGGCAGAACATTGGTCATCAGGATGACAGCTTATCgaaaagaaatgaagaaaatcgGAATTTTCATCCGGAAACTTCGAGTTATGCGTCGGACTCGAGCAATGGAAgtgaacaaatttttagaagcaCGGGGAGTGATTTGAGAAAAGTTTCTCCTGTAGTGAATAGTGTGTTTTCGATAGACAGTATTTTGGGAAAAGAGGAAACTAAGAAGGATGAAGTTTTTTCGGAAAAAGAGGGTCTTAGGAAGATAGAACATAATTTTGAGGAAAGGGAGGATCAGGACGAAGGACAATTTTTGAAGTCGATGACTATTCCGGCAGCTCATCCTG GAATCATTGGTGGATTTTACACTGCAGGAGGTCCTTGTCCAGAAGGAATTTTAGCTGATACTTCCGGATATTCGGCAGCATCTTTAGCATCGGCATCACTTCTTTATGGTGGTTGGGTTGTACCTTCAAAACCtggtcaactttttggtttacaag caCCAAAATCTACTGGCAGAAGATCAAGAAAACCAGGCATCGATCGAAAGCCTCGTCAAGCATATAGTGCTAAGCAACTAGAAAGGCTTGAAGCTGAATTTAAA gtGGACAAATATCTGAGTGTCAGTAAAAGAATGGAACTGTCAAAGTGTCTGAACCTGACCGAAGTTCAGATCAAAACTTGGTTTCAAAATCGAAGAACAAAATGGAAAAAGCAGTTGACTTCTAGGCTCAAAATTGCTCAGAGACAAGGGTTGTTTCCACCCCCATATTTTCCTCCAACTCAGTATCCTTTGCTACCCTACTATGCCACTCCCCTCATGTTCAGTGCACAAGCTTCAGATGATCATACATCTAACATCTCAAATTTACAATCACGATCCACAATTGCATCCTCTGataatctttaa